From Streptomyces sp. CMB-StM0423, a single genomic window includes:
- a CDS encoding RNA polymerase sigma factor SigF produces the protein MSTRLDAAASTPPARPHAEHGNDHTEHHGDAVVSRGGPGGEDAADQATEDPASIADTANDADTAGGAAPAFTGSIDELEGIAFDEVAPGDARAMSKTLFDRLGTLEEGTHEYSYVRNTLIELNLALVKFAASRFRSRSEPMEDIIQVGTIGLIKAIDRFEPARGVEFPTFAMPTIIGEIKRFFRDTSWSVRVPRRLQELRLDLAKAGDELAQQLDRAPTVDELAERLDIGRDEVVEGMAASNAYTASSLDAQPEEDDSESTLADRIGYEDHGLEGIEYVESLKPLIAELTPRDRKILSLRFVANMTQSEIGEELGISQMHVSRLLSRTLVRLRKGLMVEE, from the coding sequence ATGTCAACCCGGCTCGACGCCGCGGCGAGCACGCCGCCGGCACGACCCCACGCCGAGCACGGCAACGACCACACTGAGCACCACGGCGACGCCGTCGTCTCCCGTGGCGGGCCCGGCGGCGAGGACGCCGCCGACCAGGCCACCGAGGACCCCGCGAGCATCGCGGACACCGCGAACGACGCGGACACCGCCGGCGGCGCGGCGCCCGCGTTCACGGGGAGCATCGACGAACTGGAGGGCATCGCCTTCGACGAGGTCGCCCCCGGGGACGCACGGGCCATGTCGAAGACCCTCTTCGACCGGCTCGGCACCCTCGAAGAGGGCACCCACGAGTACTCGTACGTGCGCAACACCCTGATCGAACTCAACCTGGCGCTGGTGAAGTTCGCCGCCTCCCGGTTCCGCTCGCGCAGCGAGCCGATGGAGGACATCATCCAGGTCGGCACGATCGGGCTCATCAAGGCGATCGACCGCTTCGAGCCCGCCCGCGGGGTGGAGTTCCCCACCTTCGCAATGCCGACGATCATCGGCGAGATCAAGCGCTTCTTCCGCGACACCTCCTGGTCCGTACGCGTCCCGCGGCGGCTGCAGGAGCTGCGCCTCGACCTGGCGAAGGCGGGCGACGAGCTGGCGCAGCAGCTCGACCGCGCCCCCACGGTCGACGAGTTGGCCGAGCGGCTGGACATCGGCAGGGACGAGGTCGTCGAGGGCATGGCCGCCTCGAACGCCTACACCGCCAGCTCGCTGGACGCGCAGCCCGAGGAGGACGACTCCGAGAGCACCCTTGCCGACCGCATCGGCTACGAGGACCACGGCCTGGAGGGCATCGAGTACGTCGAGTCCCTCAAGCCGCTGATAGCGGAGCTGACGCCGCGCGACCGGAAGATCCTCTCGCTGCGCTTCGTGGCCAACATGACCCAGTCGGAGATCGGCGAGGAGCTGGGCATCTCGCAGATGCACGTCTCCCGGCTGCTGTCGCGGACGCTGGTGCGGCTGCGCAAGGGGCTGATGGTCGAGGAGTGA
- the hutI gene encoding imidazolonepropionase, which translates to MTAIAIVNIGSLVTNDPALGDGPLGLLEDAAVVFDGDRVAWVGAADAAPAADTAYDAAGRALLPGFVDSHSHLVFAGDRTREFAARMSGRPYTAGGIRTTVAATRAATDEELAANLARFVREMLRQGTTTLETKSGYGLTVADEARGLRVAAEQVEEVTYLGAHVVAPEYADDPGAYVDLVTGEMLDACAPYARWIDVFCEKGAFDGDQARSILAAGKVRGLTPRVHANQLSYGPGVQLAVELEAASADHLTHLTDADVAALASGVTVATFLPGCEFSTRAVYPDVRRVLDAGATVALSTDCNPGSSFTSSMPFCVAVAVREMGMTPDEAVWSATAGGAAALRRTDVGRLAPGARADAALLDAPSHVHLAYRPGVPLVAEVWRRGERVTAGGN; encoded by the coding sequence ATGACCGCCATCGCCATCGTCAACATCGGCAGCCTCGTCACCAACGACCCGGCCCTCGGCGACGGGCCGCTCGGCCTGCTGGAGGACGCGGCCGTCGTCTTCGACGGCGACCGCGTCGCCTGGGTCGGCGCGGCGGACGCGGCGCCGGCCGCGGACACGGCGTACGACGCGGCGGGGCGGGCGCTGCTCCCGGGCTTCGTCGACTCGCACTCCCACCTCGTCTTCGCCGGCGACCGCACCCGCGAGTTCGCCGCCCGGATGTCGGGGCGCCCGTACACCGCGGGCGGCATCCGCACGACGGTCGCCGCCACCCGCGCCGCGACCGACGAGGAACTGGCGGCCAACCTCGCCCGGTTCGTCCGCGAGATGCTCCGGCAGGGCACGACGACGCTGGAGACGAAGTCCGGCTACGGGCTGACGGTGGCGGACGAGGCGCGGGGGCTGCGGGTCGCGGCGGAGCAGGTGGAGGAGGTCACGTACCTCGGTGCGCATGTCGTCGCGCCGGAGTACGCGGACGATCCGGGCGCGTACGTCGACCTGGTCACCGGCGAGATGCTGGACGCCTGCGCGCCGTACGCGCGGTGGATCGACGTCTTCTGCGAGAAGGGGGCGTTCGACGGCGACCAGGCGCGGTCGATCCTCGCGGCCGGCAAGGTACGCGGCCTGACCCCGCGGGTGCACGCGAACCAACTGTCGTACGGTCCTGGGGTGCAGCTCGCCGTCGAGCTGGAGGCGGCGTCCGCGGACCACCTGACGCACCTGACCGACGCGGACGTGGCGGCGCTGGCGTCGGGGGTGACGGTGGCGACGTTCCTGCCGGGCTGCGAGTTCTCGACCCGGGCGGTCTACCCGGACGTGCGGCGGGTGCTGGACGCGGGCGCGACGGTGGCGCTGTCGACGGACTGCAACCCGGGATCGTCGTTCACCAGCTCCATGCCGTTCTGCGTGGCCGTCGCGGTACGGGAGATGGGCATGACGCCGGACGAGGCGGTGTGGTCCGCGACGGCGGGTGGCGCTGCGGCGCTGCGGCGCACGGACGTCGGCCGCCTCGCACCGGGCGCGCGGGCGGACGCGGCGCTGCTGGACGCGCCGAGCCACGTGCACCTGGCGTACCGGCCGGGGGTGCCGCTGGTGGCGGAGGTGTGGCGGCGGGGGGAGCGGGTGACGGCGGGCGGCAACTGA
- a CDS encoding ATP-binding protein, translating into MRRRLINSTLAVVLVVIAVFGVSLVIVETRTIEAAARDRVQSEAVRLFSVVEGKIADDARVTRQALAAQVTDGRYAEVELPGGPPVKIGERPEGSVIAATETGSRGERVTVMEARDRVNDELGQTLLIIFAVALLAVGAAVLLAVRQANRLTAPLTDLAETAERLGSGDQRTRHRRYGVPELDRVADVLDASAERIARMLTAERRLAADASHQLRTPLTALSMRLEEIALTDDPATVKEEAAVALTQVERLTDVVQRLLTKSRDPKAGSGMGFDLDEVVKQQLEEWRPAYRGEGRAIVRSGKKDLRAVGTPGAVAQVLATLIENALMHGAGTVALRTRVTGNQVVVEVTDEGPGVPVDLGSRVFERTVSGRNSTGLGLAVARDLAEADGGRLELVQQKPTTFALFLAREHEEH; encoded by the coding sequence ATGCGCAGACGGCTCATCAACAGCACCCTCGCGGTCGTGCTCGTCGTCATCGCCGTCTTCGGCGTCTCGCTCGTCATCGTCGAGACCCGCACCATCGAGGCCGCCGCGCGCGACCGGGTGCAGTCCGAGGCCGTGCGGCTGTTCAGCGTCGTGGAAGGCAAGATCGCCGACGACGCGCGGGTGACCCGCCAGGCGCTCGCCGCGCAGGTCACGGACGGGCGGTACGCGGAGGTGGAGCTGCCCGGCGGGCCGCCGGTCAAGATCGGTGAGCGGCCCGAGGGCTCGGTCATCGCGGCCACCGAGACCGGCAGCAGGGGCGAGCGGGTCACGGTCATGGAGGCCCGCGACCGGGTCAACGACGAGCTGGGCCAGACCCTGCTGATCATCTTCGCCGTGGCGCTGCTCGCCGTCGGCGCCGCCGTGCTGCTCGCCGTCCGCCAGGCCAACCGCCTCACCGCCCCGCTCACCGACCTCGCCGAGACCGCAGAGCGCCTCGGCTCCGGCGACCAGCGCACCCGCCACCGCCGCTACGGCGTCCCCGAGCTGGACCGCGTCGCCGACGTGCTGGACGCCAGCGCCGAGCGGATCGCGCGGATGCTCACCGCCGAGCGGCGGCTGGCGGCGGACGCCTCGCACCAGCTCCGTACGCCGCTGACCGCGCTGTCCATGCGGCTGGAGGAGATCGCGCTCACCGACGACCCGGCGACGGTCAAGGAGGAGGCGGCGGTCGCGCTCACCCAGGTGGAGCGGCTGACGGACGTGGTGCAGCGGCTGCTGACCAAGTCCCGGGACCCCAAGGCCGGCTCGGGGATGGGCTTCGACCTGGACGAGGTGGTCAAGCAGCAGTTGGAGGAGTGGCGGCCCGCGTACCGCGGTGAGGGGCGGGCGATCGTCCGCTCCGGCAAGAAGGACCTGCGCGCGGTGGGCACGCCGGGGGCGGTGGCGCAGGTGCTCGCGACGCTGATCGAGAACGCGCTGATGCACGGCGCGGGGACGGTCGCGCTGCGCACCCGGGTCACGGGCAACCAGGTGGTCGTGGAGGTCACCGACGAGGGTCCAGGCGTCCCCGTGGACCTCGGCTCCCGGGTCTTCGAGCGCACGGTCAGCGGGCGTAACTCGACCGGGCTGGGGCTGGCGGTCGCCCGCGACCTGGCGGAGGCGGACGGAGGGCGGCTGGAGCTGGTGCAGCAGAAGCCGACGACGTTCGCGCTGTTCCTCGCGCGGGAGCACGAGGAACACTGA
- a CDS encoding formimidoylglutamate deiminase, whose amino-acid sequence MTTYWAEQAWVGGVVEPGVVLEAAASGGLLAAVRTAVPAPPPGATVLRGLTLPGLANAHSHAFHRALRGTVQVGSGTFWTWREVMYGVADRLTPGTYYDLARAVYAEMALAGITCVGEFHYVHHAPGGARYDDPNAMGHALIAAAAAAGVRLTLLDTAYLAAGFGQPPGRHQLRFSDGDADAWAERAEALEPDDDTARVGAAVHSVRAVPAGQLATVAGWAADRRVPLHVHLSEQPAENEACVAAHGVTPARLLADHGVLGLHTTAVHATHLTADDLTLVGRSSTGVCMCPTTERDLADGIGPAGAVERAGSPLSLGSDSHAVIDLFEEARALELNERLRTRRRGHWTAHQLLRAATEGGYEALGWAAPARLEPGGLADFTTVALDSVRTAGAVPRLGAETAVFAATAADVRHTVVGGRHVVRDGAHALVEDVPGALTAAIAALRG is encoded by the coding sequence GTGACGACGTACTGGGCGGAACAGGCATGGGTCGGTGGGGTCGTGGAACCCGGTGTCGTCCTGGAGGCGGCGGCGTCCGGCGGGCTGCTCGCCGCGGTACGGACCGCGGTCCCCGCGCCGCCGCCGGGCGCCACCGTCCTGCGCGGCCTCACCCTCCCCGGCCTGGCGAACGCCCACAGCCACGCCTTCCACCGCGCGCTGCGCGGCACCGTCCAGGTCGGCTCCGGGACGTTCTGGACCTGGCGCGAGGTGATGTACGGCGTCGCGGACCGGCTCACCCCCGGCACGTACTACGACCTCGCCCGGGCCGTCTACGCCGAGATGGCGCTCGCGGGGATCACCTGCGTCGGCGAGTTCCACTACGTCCACCACGCGCCCGGCGGCGCCCGCTACGACGACCCCAACGCCATGGGCCACGCACTGATCGCCGCCGCCGCGGCGGCCGGAGTCCGGCTGACCCTGCTCGACACCGCGTACCTGGCCGCCGGCTTCGGGCAGCCTCCCGGGCGGCACCAGCTCCGCTTCAGCGACGGCGACGCCGACGCGTGGGCGGAGCGCGCCGAGGCCCTCGAACCCGACGACGACACCGCGCGCGTCGGCGCCGCCGTCCACTCCGTACGCGCGGTGCCCGCGGGACAGCTCGCCACCGTCGCGGGCTGGGCCGCCGACCGGCGCGTCCCGCTGCACGTCCACCTCTCCGAGCAGCCTGCCGAGAACGAGGCGTGCGTCGCCGCCCACGGCGTCACCCCCGCCCGCCTCCTCGCCGACCACGGCGTCCTCGGCCTCCACACCACCGCCGTGCACGCCACCCACCTCACCGCCGACGACCTCACCCTCGTCGGCCGCAGCAGCACCGGTGTGTGCATGTGCCCCACCACCGAACGGGACCTCGCGGACGGCATCGGCCCGGCCGGGGCCGTGGAGCGGGCGGGCAGCCCGCTGTCGCTGGGCAGCGACAGCCACGCCGTGATCGACCTCTTCGAGGAGGCGCGGGCGCTGGAGCTGAACGAGCGGCTGCGCACCCGCCGCCGCGGCCACTGGACGGCCCACCAACTGCTGCGCGCCGCCACCGAGGGCGGTTACGAGGCCCTCGGCTGGGCCGCACCGGCCCGGCTGGAGCCGGGCGGGCTCGCGGACTTCACCACCGTGGCGCTGGACAGCGTGCGCACGGCGGGCGCGGTGCCGCGGCTCGGCGCGGAGACGGCGGTGTTCGCGGCGACGGCGGCGGACGTGCGGCACACGGTGGTGGGGGGCCGGCACGTCGTACGGGACGGGGCGCACGCGCTCGTGGAGGACGTACCGGGGGCGCTGACGGCGGCGATCGCGGCGCTGCGCGGCTGA
- a CDS encoding STAS domain-containing protein — MDAGTAGSPSRGRLHVDVRVHGGSAVLTPAGELDYHTAEVLREPLERCIAGGRSRLVLDCSRLEFCDSTGLNVLLGARLKAEADGGAVHLAGLQPVVARVFEITGAEAVFSLHDTLEAALVE; from the coding sequence ATGGACGCCGGAACCGCCGGAAGCCCGAGCCGCGGCCGACTGCACGTCGATGTGCGGGTCCATGGCGGGAGCGCCGTCCTCACACCTGCGGGTGAACTCGATTACCACACGGCCGAGGTGCTGCGGGAGCCGCTGGAGCGATGCATCGCCGGCGGCCGCAGCCGGCTCGTACTCGACTGCTCACGCCTGGAGTTCTGCGACTCGACCGGGCTGAACGTGCTCCTCGGTGCCCGCCTGAAAGCGGAGGCCGACGGGGGAGCAGTGCACCTCGCGGGCCTGCAGCCGGTGGTGGCCAGAGTCTTCGAGATCACGGGTGCGGAGGCGGTCTTCTCGCTGCACGACACCCTGGAAGCCGCCCTCGTGGAGTGA
- a CDS encoding ATP-binding protein, translating to MSFRSLPPGALPPEGEAGSGAAAPARPDGGAAAADPAGEPAPAGQVRRLRLVGASGMVPRARDFARRALEDWGWLPAVNAEQRAAAEDVLLVVSELVTNACLHGGGPDELRLRTAGKVLRLEVSDSGTGTPEPRNPHRASRPGGHGMFIVQRLCLDWGVQREAGVAGKTVWAELSAPL from the coding sequence ATGAGCTTCAGGTCGTTGCCGCCGGGCGCACTGCCGCCGGAGGGCGAGGCCGGCAGCGGCGCCGCCGCGCCCGCGCGCCCCGACGGCGGTGCCGCCGCGGCCGATCCGGCCGGCGAGCCCGCCCCCGCGGGACAGGTGCGCCGGCTGCGGCTCGTCGGCGCCAGCGGCATGGTGCCCCGCGCCCGCGACTTCGCCCGCCGGGCGCTGGAGGACTGGGGCTGGCTGCCCGCGGTCAACGCGGAGCAGCGCGCGGCCGCGGAGGACGTCCTGCTCGTCGTCTCGGAGCTGGTCACCAACGCCTGCCTGCACGGCGGCGGCCCGGACGAGCTGCGGCTGCGCACGGCGGGGAAGGTGCTGCGGCTGGAGGTCAGCGACTCCGGCACCGGTACGCCCGAGCCGCGCAACCCGCACCGGGCCAGCAGGCCGGGCGGGCACGGGATGTTCATCGTGCAGCGGCTGTGCCTCGACTGGGGCGTCCAGCGGGAGGCGGGAGTGGCGGGCAAGACGGTGTGGGCGGAGCTGTCCGCGCCGCTCTAG
- a CDS encoding allantoate amidohydrolase: MWRELRPLGRYAPSGGYRRFAWTAADADCRAWFRAQAGARGLAYETDRNGNQWAWLGDPAAGGAVVTGSHLDSVPDGGAFDGPLGVVSAFAALDELRARGARPGRPLGVVNFGDEEGARFGLACVGSRLTAGQLTTAAAHELRDADGVTLPQAMERAGQDPDGIGSDPERLARIGAFVELHVEQGVALAGTDHAVGVASAIWPHGRWRFDFRGEANHAGTTRMEDRHDPMLTYAHTVLSARKKAAQAGARATFGKVAVEPNGVNAIPSLVRGWLDSRAADEETLHTLVAAVEQAARERAGRDGTALEVTRESLTPVVDFDHALRDRLAARLGGAPLLPTGAGHDAGILSGAVPAAMLYVRNPTGVSHAPAESAAEDDCAAGVRALADVLADLAADGSSVPRSEGAA, encoded by the coding sequence ATGTGGCGCGAGCTGCGCCCCCTCGGGCGGTACGCGCCCTCCGGTGGCTACCGCCGGTTCGCGTGGACGGCGGCGGACGCCGACTGCCGGGCCTGGTTCCGGGCGCAGGCGGGCGCGCGCGGGCTCGCGTACGAGACCGACCGCAACGGCAACCAGTGGGCCTGGCTCGGCGACCCCGCCGCCGGCGGCGCCGTCGTCACCGGCTCGCACCTCGACTCGGTACCCGACGGCGGCGCCTTCGACGGCCCCCTCGGCGTCGTCTCCGCGTTCGCCGCCCTCGACGAGTTGCGCGCCCGCGGCGCCCGCCCCGGCCGACCCCTCGGCGTGGTCAACTTCGGCGACGAGGAAGGCGCCCGCTTCGGCCTGGCCTGCGTCGGCTCCCGGCTCACCGCCGGACAGCTCACCACCGCCGCCGCGCACGAATTGCGCGACGCGGATGGCGTCACCCTGCCGCAGGCGATGGAGCGCGCGGGGCAGGACCCCGACGGCATCGGCTCCGACCCCGAGCGGCTGGCGCGCATCGGCGCCTTCGTCGAACTGCACGTCGAGCAGGGCGTGGCGCTCGCCGGTACGGACCACGCGGTGGGCGTGGCATCGGCGATCTGGCCGCACGGCCGCTGGCGGTTCGACTTCCGCGGCGAGGCCAACCACGCGGGCACGACCCGCATGGAGGACCGCCACGACCCGATGCTGACCTACGCCCACACCGTGCTGTCCGCCCGCAAGAAGGCCGCGCAGGCGGGCGCCCGAGCCACCTTCGGCAAGGTCGCCGTCGAGCCCAACGGCGTCAACGCCATCCCCTCGCTCGTCCGCGGCTGGCTCGACTCCCGCGCCGCCGACGAGGAGACCCTGCACACCCTCGTCGCCGCCGTCGAGCAGGCCGCGCGCGAGCGCGCCGGCCGCGACGGCACGGCGCTGGAGGTCACCCGCGAGTCGCTGACGCCCGTCGTCGACTTCGACCACGCCCTGCGCGACCGCCTCGCCGCGCGCCTCGGCGGCGCGCCCCTGCTTCCGACGGGGGCGGGACACGACGCCGGGATCCTGTCCGGGGCGGTGCCGGCGGCCATGCTGTACGTACGGAATCCGACCGGCGTCTCGCACGCGCCGGCCGAGTCGGCGGCCGAGGACGACTGCGCGGCGGGCGTACGGGCGCTCGCGGACGTGCTGGCGGACCTGGCCGCCGACGGCAGTTCCGTACCTCGGTCGGAAGGGGCCGCGTGA
- a CDS encoding response regulator transcription factor — MTRVLLAEDDAAISEPLARALRREGYEVEVREDGPTALGAGLRGGVDLLVLDLGLPGMDGLEVCRRLRADGHGFPVLVLTARADEVDTVVGLDAGADDYVTKPFRLAELLARVRALLRRGSTEAQPPATHGVRIDTDSHRAWLGEEELQLTAKEFDLLRVLVRDAGRVVTREQLMREVWDTTWWSSTKTLDMHISWLRKKLGDDAANPRYIATVRGVGFRFEKS; from the coding sequence ATGACCCGAGTACTGCTGGCCGAGGACGACGCGGCCATCTCGGAACCGCTGGCCCGCGCGCTGCGCCGGGAGGGCTACGAGGTGGAGGTACGGGAAGACGGTCCCACGGCGCTCGGTGCCGGGCTCCGCGGCGGCGTCGACCTCCTCGTGCTCGACCTGGGCCTCCCCGGCATGGACGGCCTGGAGGTGTGCCGGCGGCTGCGCGCCGACGGGCACGGCTTCCCCGTGCTGGTGCTCACCGCCCGCGCGGACGAGGTGGACACCGTCGTCGGCCTCGACGCGGGCGCCGACGACTACGTCACCAAGCCCTTCCGCCTCGCCGAACTGCTCGCCCGGGTCCGGGCCCTGCTGCGCCGCGGCTCCACCGAGGCGCAGCCGCCCGCCACCCACGGCGTGCGCATCGACACCGACTCGCACCGCGCCTGGCTCGGCGAGGAGGAACTGCAGCTCACGGCGAAGGAGTTCGACCTGCTGCGGGTGCTGGTGCGGGACGCGGGCCGGGTGGTCACGCGCGAGCAGTTGATGCGCGAGGTGTGGGACACCACCTGGTGGTCGTCGACCAAGACGCTCGACATGCACATCTCCTGGCTGCGCAAGAAGCTCGGCGACGACGCCGCGAACCCCCGCTACATCGCGACCGTCCGCGGAGTGGGCTTCCGCTTCGAGAAGAGCTAG
- a CDS encoding alpha/beta hydrolase fold domain-containing protein, translating to MAAVRVRWRRRLVAAVLGTAAALTAVVLQPAGTVPAERTAERMAEQRPGADGALRRSVEAYGEHPRQRVTVHWQPRRALRGGLVVLHGGYWSYDTDWEHWARAFARRGYAVFDAGYRLTPEVPWPAQRDDVLAALRWVRHNAAGYAVDPARVAVLGSSAGGQLAVAAATYGAGAARSAGVVALSPVASPYRAWLDGGAPGATAAERRLRASAERLAGCVPDGTPSLSADPGCRRAWWSLDPRSTASGRDDAPMLLLHSAHDFVPAYHSEEVAAAERAQGMPAGDVRVQVVPGSAHGMRLLTQPGVVGEIEGWLRGRIG from the coding sequence ATGGCTGCGGTACGGGTCCGGTGGCGGCGGCGGCTCGTGGCCGCGGTGCTGGGGACCGCCGCGGCGCTCACGGCGGTGGTGCTGCAGCCGGCCGGGACGGTGCCCGCGGAGCGCACGGCGGAGCGGATGGCGGAGCAGCGGCCCGGCGCAGACGGGGCGCTCAGGCGCAGCGTCGAGGCGTACGGGGAGCATCCGCGGCAGCGCGTCACCGTCCACTGGCAGCCGCGGCGGGCGCTCCGGGGCGGGCTCGTCGTGCTGCACGGGGGGTACTGGTCGTACGACACCGACTGGGAGCACTGGGCGCGGGCCTTCGCCCGGCGCGGGTACGCGGTCTTCGACGCCGGTTACCGCCTCACCCCCGAGGTGCCGTGGCCGGCGCAGCGGGACGACGTGCTGGCGGCGCTGCGGTGGGTGCGGCACAACGCCGCCGGGTACGCCGTGGATCCGGCGCGGGTGGCGGTGCTGGGCTCGTCGGCGGGCGGGCAGCTCGCCGTCGCGGCGGCCACGTACGGGGCGGGGGCCGCGCGCAGCGCCGGGGTGGTGGCGCTGTCGCCGGTGGCGTCGCCGTACCGGGCCTGGCTGGACGGCGGGGCGCCGGGGGCGACGGCGGCGGAGCGGCGGCTGCGCGCGAGCGCGGAGCGGCTGGCGGGGTGCGTACCGGACGGCACCCCGTCCCTGTCGGCGGACCCGGGGTGCCGGCGGGCGTGGTGGTCGCTGGATCCGCGCAGCACGGCGTCCGGGCGGGACGACGCCCCGATGCTGCTGCTGCACTCGGCGCACGACTTCGTGCCCGCGTACCACTCGGAGGAGGTGGCGGCCGCGGAGCGGGCGCAGGGGATGCCGGCGGGGGACGTACGGGTGCAGGTGGTGCCGGGCAGCGCGCACGGGATGCGGCTGCTGACCCAGCCGGGGGTCGTCGGGGAGATCGAGGGGTGGCTGCGGGGGCGGATCGGTTAG
- a CDS encoding alpha/beta fold hydrolase yields the protein MASPRRRTGRQAPVLALLTALALAWTGACALPGGNGPEPPGAGTSSYEPDPGGDEWTPCPLTGMEQRECRGVTVPVGGDSHETLRLALSRLPARDPGRRIGALVLAPGGPGLSGLQEAVSAGVDYPRALRDRFDIVGYDRRGTGRSHRVDCGEPRGALDRLRTARSLRLVRDVTAVDAAARDYVEGCRLSYGPLLARLGSRAGATDLERVRRALGEERISLLLHSYATAAGQVYVTRHPERVRAAVFDGVVDPDRPGTSYVLRTLHTRQELDDEQVPEPGPRAVPKAVPSDVRAALDELDPGPPPLALFLGVHCTDFRWPGNLRALLRELDDAHEARWRTRTVARDYAPCVHWPGRGEPLGAVRPGGGDGGGDGGGDGGYGAADGADLLLINSEDDIRTPAAGAERVAMRFRAPLLTVPGGRHGLVGFGNECAERAAVEHLTARPAAAPDANLSC from the coding sequence ATGGCCTCCCCCCGGCGGCGGACCGGCCGCCAGGCCCCGGTGCTCGCCCTGCTCACAGCGCTGGCGCTGGCGTGGACGGGCGCCTGCGCGCTGCCGGGCGGGAACGGTCCGGAGCCGCCCGGCGCCGGCACCTCCTCGTACGAACCGGACCCCGGCGGCGACGAGTGGACCCCCTGCCCGCTGACGGGCATGGAGCAGCGCGAATGCCGCGGCGTCACCGTGCCCGTCGGCGGCGACAGCCACGAGACCCTCCGCCTCGCGCTCTCCCGGCTGCCCGCCCGCGACCCCGGCCGCCGCATCGGCGCGCTCGTCCTCGCGCCCGGCGGGCCGGGTCTGTCGGGCCTCCAGGAGGCCGTGTCCGCCGGCGTCGACTACCCGCGCGCGCTGCGCGACCGGTTCGACATCGTCGGCTACGACCGCCGCGGCACCGGCCGAAGCCACCGCGTCGACTGCGGCGAGCCCCGCGGCGCGCTCGACCGCCTCCGCACCGCGCGCAGCCTCCGGCTCGTCCGGGACGTCACCGCCGTCGACGCCGCCGCCCGCGACTACGTCGAGGGCTGCCGCCTCTCCTACGGCCCGCTGCTGGCCCGCCTCGGCTCCCGCGCGGGCGCCACGGACCTGGAGCGGGTCCGGCGCGCTCTGGGTGAGGAGCGGATCAGCCTGCTGCTGCACTCGTACGCCACGGCGGCCGGGCAGGTCTACGTCACCCGTCACCCGGAGCGGGTGCGGGCGGCGGTCTTCGACGGGGTCGTCGACCCGGACCGGCCGGGCACGTCCTACGTACTGAGGACGCTGCACACCCGCCAGGAGCTGGACGACGAGCAGGTCCCGGAGCCGGGGCCCAGGGCCGTACCGAAGGCGGTGCCGTCCGACGTCCGGGCGGCGCTCGACGAACTGGACCCGGGGCCGCCGCCGCTCGCGCTCTTCCTGGGCGTCCACTGCACGGACTTCCGGTGGCCGGGCAACCTGCGGGCGCTGCTGCGGGAGCTCGACGACGCGCACGAGGCGCGGTGGCGTACGCGGACGGTGGCGCGCGACTACGCGCCCTGCGTGCACTGGCCGGGGCGCGGGGAGCCGCTGGGCGCGGTCCGGCCCGGGGGCGGTGACGGGGGCGGTGACGGGGGCGGTGACGGGGGCTACGGCGCGGCCGACGGGGCGGATCTGCTGCTGATCAACAGCGAGGACGACATCCGCACCCCGGCGGCGGGCGCGGAGCGGGTGGCGATGCGGTTCCGGGCGCCGCTGCTGACGGTGCCGGGCGGGCGGCACGGGCTGGTGGGCTTCGGCAACGAGTGCGCGGAGCGCGCGGCCGTGGAGCATCTGACGGCACGCCCCGCGGCGGCCCCGGACGCGAACCTCAGTTGCTGA